A portion of the Chelonia mydas isolate rCheMyd1 chromosome 23, rCheMyd1.pri.v2, whole genome shotgun sequence genome contains these proteins:
- the NAT14 gene encoding N-acetyltransferase 14, with translation MPMLDPSQLSIHEMQEDEEQMVLELLKDGFKDTENRLILYVLTRPVVLLLLAVVSSGLRFLLNSFVAALLGPVLLTILALKLLLRRSPDLGGLGAYYRSGQRGLWVAVYGGDDVCGCVALQPHPQGATRTAELRRLAVSRWYRRSGVGRRLLAFLEAQARAQGYERMVLYAAVVTKAAISLFESSGYRPTGGRSWLGYTILQEFSKEL, from the exons ATGCCCATGCTGGACCCTAGCCAGCTCTCCATCCATGAGATGCAGGAAGATGAGGAGCAGATGGTCCTGGAGCTGCTAAAG GATGGGTTCAAGGACACGGAGAACCGGCTGATCCTGTATGTCCTGACACGGCCCGTGGTGCTGCTGCTCCTCGCTGTGGTGAGCAGCGGCCTCCGCTTCCTGCTCAACTCCTTTGTAGCGGCGCTGCTGGGGCCCGTGCTCCTCACCATCCTGGCCCTCAAGCTGCTGCTGCGGCGCTCGCCGGACCTTGGTGGCCTGGGCGCGTACTACCGCTCGGGGCAGCGTGGGCTCTGGGTGGCGGTGTACGGCGGCGACGACGTGTGTGGCTGCGTGGCGCTGCAGCCCCACCCGCAGGGGGCGACCCGCACAGCCGAGCTGAGGCGCTTGGCCGTCAGCCGCTGGTACCGTCGCTCCGGCGTGGGGCGCCGCCTGCTGGCCTTCCTGGAGGCCCAGGCCCGGGCGCAGGGCTACGAGCGCATGGTGCTCTACGCTGCCGTGGTCACCAAGGCTGCCATCAGCCTCTTTGAGAGCAGCGGCTACCGCCCCACCGGCGGGCGCAGCTGGCTGGGCTACACCATCCTGCAGGAGTTCAGCAAGGAGCTCtag